In Cardinium endosymbiont of Dermatophagoides farinae, the sequence GAGTTGAATATAAATACTATTCCAATTAATCGTTTGCAAAGAAACTTGTCTAGTCATGTAAATGGATGTATTCCCAGAGAGACAAGGGCTAAGTTTCAAAGGTTGGAAGATGAAGGTTTTCTCGGTCAGACTGCTCCAGATTGTCGTGATATTCTAACTAATGATGATGTTAGAAAACATTTTATGTTTTTATTCTATCATTGTCTTACATATAAGGAACCTGGACTAATGTTTCGTACTCGAAACGAACGGGATGAATTTGTAAATAGTTTTAGAAGACTTCCAGGTAGTGCAGCCTTATTTTGGAAGCCTATACGGGTAGATAGGCCTAACAGTCTTAGGGGACGACCGTGGACGGTAGAATTTAGGATAAGAGATCTTTTAGTGGATTTTCGTGATGTTGAGTTGCCTGACCTAAATGAGTCAAGAAATCTGGATGATTCAGGTAATCTGAACATAAATAAGTTAACAAATCTGAATGTTGAGGTATTATATCAATTACATAATGTACGACGTAGGCGTGCTCCTCAATACCTCGGTGATACTGTGCAAATAGATTATTTATTTAGAGATAATAGTATTACGGTTGAACTACCAGATTATCTTCATTCCCAAAAAACTATGTTGATAGACAATATAATTCGTGTGCCCACACCAGAACAGACAGAAGGATTAATAAGGCAACCTGGTACGTACTGGCATGGTAGATATGGGAGAGGTTATGCATAATTTTAGAAATCAAATACAAACCCTATAATAATTCATATTATGTTAAGTAGAAAAAATATATACACTATATTATTTATATGTGTCACACATTTGGGATGTATGTCAAACTATTCTAACGAAATGTACAAACAAAAAGGAGATGATTCAAGTTTTAAGTTCAGTTCTAAAACGGAAGGTATACATACATTTGGTGGTGAAGGCAGTAATGTTGAGGTTATGAATGAATCTGAAGAAGAAAAATGTTCTGAAGATGATCTTTCTTGTAAAGTAAATAGTTTTTTGGACAAAAATGAACTTGAGTTAGGTTTTGCTATAACTGATGATATACTTGATTCAGTACTTATAAACTTATCTATGAATAAGGATAGTTTGAATTCATATGAGTTAAAAGAGTATAGGGAATTTTTAAATAAATACGGATCTATACGTGATACGGCATTCGATATATATCAATGTGAAATTCAAGAGGATGAAGAGTTGGATGATAAAATTCGAAAAAGTAATATAGAAGAAAAAGTTAAAAAAATAACATCAACTCAAATTTCATTTCATCGTTCTATTAAGAAACGAGGAAGAAATGAAAAAAATTATTGGTTAATAGCTAAAGATCGAGATACTCAATATTGTATAAATTTAGAAAAAAATTCTAATTTAGGACATGTATCTTATGTAGATAGTTCTGGTAACTTTGTAAATTTTGCTAAATATTTTTCAGAGTTTTTAGATAAAATTTTTAAAAAGTATGAAAAAAGTATTCAAAAATAAGTGTTTCTGTTCAGATTACACGATATTATTCCTTAAACCATAAGCTTCAACTTTAGGGTTTCTGTTTAGAAATTTGGCAAAAAACTTTTTTATAGTTTTTTATTAAAAATTAGATATTTGTATAAATTTTTTCGTGACAACATGCAGAAAAATTAATTTTCTGCACGTTTTATCCACAGTGGTAAACAAAAATAATTCGTATCCGTTGGCGACTATGGTTTTTAGGTGATTATATTTTTGAGCTTTTGTAAACAATTTAGTTTTTGTTTCTTCCAATTTAGGTATAAAAAGATAACGCATTCTAGGAATCTATTTCCTCTTTCGGATTACGTAAAGTAGTAATTTTTACGGTATACGACGTAGTGCCTGATTTGTCTTTCAGAAAGGTTATTGGTCAAAGGAATATTTATAGAATCCTGAAAAATTTCCATAACATAGGCTCTGCTCTCATTATATTTCTAGCTACTCAACTATCCTGGGCAGCACATGGTATCATAGAAATCGCTTTTAAGCCATACCAGATCCCCTTCCGAAATTTTATAATGCGTCTTAGAAGAGTATATAAGGGTATGGGTATTAGGCAAAATCGTGCGTGTAGGGTCGAGCAATGGCGCGGTAGTTTTACCCCCGTTTCCATCGCCCGCCTCGTCAAACGCAGCATACAGATTTTCCGTACTACGCTTTCCTGAAAACTTCTTATCATTGCCTATGTCCTATCTAATAGTTTTGCTTTCAGAATAAGTCTTACTCCACCTTGAACTATAAAAACCTTGCTTTAAGACACGACTTGTCAGCTTTAGCTTTGATATATACCCTCCTTCTCAGGTCCTGTAATATTATGGGCGTATTTATCATCATACCCTTACCTCCCTTTTTGTCGGAGCAATGTTATCAGTAGGGTGCCTTCGCTCCACATCCATTACGCTGTTTCCTCACTACTATACACCCGTCCGCCATCCTCTCATCTTTCAGCTCATTTCCTGGTGTTGCCAGTTATAGAGCCTACCCTGCTCCAGGAGTTTTCTTCCTGGGATGAGGAGGACTTCTCCAGTCACTCAGTATCTCCTTATGATCATGCTGCCACTAACACCCCGCTCAGGTATTAAGTCGTTTCAGTTAGTTTTCAACTTAATATATTGCCTTCACTATACATTCATTAGTTCGGCCCTGAGAGTTATTAGCTTTCGAGGCTACCCGTGTGTTCGCTTGCGCTGCGGCCTGATCATTCGCACTTATGCTTTAGATAAGTCTGTCAATAGGTTTCAGTATTTTGATTTCTCATGATACTGCTATCCAAGCTATAGACTTCTAACTTTTGGTCTAGTAGGACTTTCACCTACCGGAAAATACTAGTCTCTCTGGACACACAAATACACGCTAAGCGCTTACCACTTAGTGGCATATTCCTCCATAACATGCGCATCTGTAAAATTAAGATAGATTGCAGTAGTCATTAACCTATCATGTCGTACGTTTGTATTAACAAGATAATCTTATTAAAGAGCTGGAATAAAGCCGCTATCATGTTGGTAGTAGATACCGTTTTGGACGTTCCGCTCCCAGCTCTTTTCATCTTAAAAACTGAATAGTTCGTTGGCCATTCAAGCCCGTGTATGCGACGATAGTTCACAAGATGAATAAATTTAATACAAACATCTAATACTATGAAATATATAGGCATCGATATATCAAAAAGTAGTTTTGTGTCAGCTTTTCGTAAAGGTGAAGGCTATACTACGACTACATATACCAATGATCCAGATGGTATTGCCGTATTTTTGGCTCAACTTGATCAATCATTGCATCACTGTATTTTAGAGGCAACTGGCAACTATGGTGCTTTATTAGTAGAGATGCTGCTAGAATCTGAGATAGCTGTTTCAGTTATTAACCCTAAGCAAATCAAACATTTTGCTCGTGTGATGCAGCATACAACAAAAACAGATAAGATAGATGCCAAACTTATTGCGCTGTATGGCTCAAAGATGGAACCTAAGCCCTACACAATTCCTTCAGAAAGTATACAGGCTTTAAAGCAACAAAAAACACTCCTTTCTCAGCTCAAGAAACAACTTACGATGTCTTATAATTTGCTAGAGTCTTTTAGTGTATTGCCTAAAACAGATGATATATCCTTAACCATGCTTAAGTCAACTATAGCCTATCAGGAAGATCAAATAGCTGTATTAGAGCAAAAAATGCTTTCTATTACGGAGGAGGCTTATCAGGATCTCTATAAACGGATTAGCTCTATTAAAGGGATTGGTGATAGAACTGCTATCGAACTTATCGTTTCTATTGGTGGAGGTAGCCATTTTCAGAGTGCTAAACAGTTTTCTAAGTACGTGGGACTGGCACCTGTTTATGAGCATTCAGGCTCATCAATAAGAAAAAAAGGCCATATTAATCGTCATGGGAACCCGGGGTTACGTTCTTTACTCTATATGGCTTCTTGGTCAGCTATACGCTTTAATAAGGCCTGTAAAGCATTTTATGAAAGGTTAAAGGAAAGGGGAAAACCTAGCAAATTGGCCCTTATTGCTGTAGCTAATAAACTTATTAGACAGGTGTTTGCTATCATGAGAGATAATACTTTTTATGTAGATGGCCATCTATCTAAACTCAAGGTAAATCATTAGTATTGGGTGGATAGGCAATGTGATATTGCATAACTGAATAAATTATAAATTTATTATTTGATTATCAATATAAATTGTAATTATAATAGCTATAATGTGGACTTATGGATAACTTGATAAAGTTATCCATAAGTCCACATCCCAATTAAAATAGACCTTAAAGACCAAAAATTTTTGTCATAAAAAATTTGCTTATTAACATAGTTCGTCCAAGTATTTTTTGTATTGATGCTAAAGATATTCCTTTTTGTAGTGCTAAAGTTACGAATGTATGACGTAAGACATGAGGGGGTAATTTCTTGTGTTATTTTTGCTCTGTTAGCAATCTGTTTAATAATTTTTTGCACTTGCCTTACCCCAACAGGCCAGGCATTATTAATGGCGAAATAATGTTCAAGTAATGTTTGAACACGCTTAGACATGGGCACCACACGTTTTTTAGATTTTGTTCCATACGGCCCACCTTTTCCAGAAACACGAATCGCTTTTTGTTGCCATAGGATTTGCTGCGGAGTAAGCCCACATAGTTCGGATACTCTTAACCCTGTATCTAACAAAGTCCAAACGATTAATTTTTCTTGCACAGTTTCACAAGCCTGAGAGAGCCGATCCGTTTCTTCAAATCGTAAAGGTTCCATTACATATTGATACGCCATTTTATAATCTTTGCTTTAAGTTCGTAAAGGGTTAAATTTTACGAATTTAATTCGTTATTTTTTACTTTTACTAGCAGTAATTTATTAATTAATAAAACGTGAAATATACCAGATATTGAGTTATAAATATCTTATTATTACTGAAAGTCATTTTGTCTTGATAGTTCGTTTTATTAAGTGGATCACGAAGTCAAGAAGTTGTTGTTTTTGTGTCCATTTTTTTTAGGCTACTATACTCTTAGTGTGCTTTATTTTCCGCTTTCTGAGATCACTTCTTAATATGTTTGTTTAGTAATACGTAAATTTTGATACTATTGTGATATTAATATTGTATATTTGATTAATTCTCATTAAGAATGATATGTAAGTAATACTAAAAAAGTATCACTATAATATTAAGTAATGTTTATTATGACATATAAAATATATTGTAATAAATCTATATTAGTGTAAAAATGATATATGTAATAGGTGGTATTAAAGGAGGATCTGGTAAATCTACTATTTCTACAAATTTAGCAGTTTTAATGGCCAGAAAATTCAAAGATATTCTTTTAATTGATGCAGACGATCAACAAACAGCTTCTGATTTTACTGTGTTTAGAAGTGAAACGATGAAAGATAACTTGGATTATACATCCATTCAATTGTCAGATAGAACAGTTCGTGATCAAACAATAAAGTTAAGATCAAAGTATGACCATATTATTATTGATACAGGTGGTAGGGATACTACTAGTCAACGCGCTGCTATAAGCATTGCTGATATCTACTTAGTCCCATTTGTTCCTAGATCATTTGATATTTGGACAATAGAAAAAGTATCCACACTAATAGAAGAAATGAAGATCATTAACCCAAAGTTAAAATCATTTTCTTTTATCAATAAGGCTGATTTTAGTGGGCAAGATAATAGTGAGGCTGCTAACCTTCTTAAGGAGAATAAAACGTTGGAGTTCATAGATATTTTCATAGGAAACAGGAAGTCGTTTCCAAATGCATCTTCAAAAGGACTAGCAATTACTGAGATAAAGCCTAAAGATGTAAAAGCTATACAGGAGTTTAATGCTTTATTTAATTTTCTAATTAATATTAACTTAGATTTAAATTAATACTAAATTGGTTCTATAATACAATTAAAACGATATTAAAAAAATGGCTATTTCTAAAAAGTTACCATCTCATGATCGTAAAGTAAGTGATCTTATAAACAAGGGCGGTGCTGTTCCTAATACTAGTAAAAAAGAAGAGCGAAGTATACAAAATATACAATTAAGATTGCCTAATAGTCTAATTCAAAAGATTGATAGTCAATGTATAAATGATTACTATCAAGTAAAAAGATCTAGACATAGTTGGATATTGGATGCAATTTTAGAGAAAATTGATAGGGAAAGTGTGTAATTAGGGTACTAGGCAAAACCTTTTCTAAATAAACGTTATGTGGATCCATTTATCAGGATATTCCTACATAACATGAGTCTATTATTATTTAATGCTTATTAAAAAGCTACCTTTATGACAAAAAGACTAAAACATGACAGCTTAGCCAAAAAAATCCTTTCCGATCCAATAGCTGTTCAGGAGTTTTTAAACTATTATTTACCAGAATCGTGTAAATCATTGTTAGATCTAAGCACGCTTAAGGTAGAAAAAGAATCATTTGTAGAGGAAAATTTGAAACAAAAATTCAGTGATTTAGTATTCTCTATCAAAACTAAAAATAATCAGCAAGCTTTTGTGTATGCCTTGATCAAAGCCGAGGTAAGCCCTAAGTATTGGACAGCCTTTAAGCTATGGAAATATATGTTTCTCTTACTTGAAAGGCATAAGACGAAAAATAAATCAAAACTTCCACTAATAATTCCGCTGGTCGTATACCATGGTAATACACCTTTTACTGTCCCAAGAAATCTATGGGATTTGTTTAGTGAACCTAGTCTTTCTAAAGAACTTATGGGAGGAGATTATCAATTGGTAAATCTCTATGCTATGCCAGATAATGAAATCAAAAAGAAGGCACACTTGGACATGATGGAATATTTCATGAAATATGTTCACACCCGTGATATGCTTAAGTTATGGGAGGAATTTTTAGAAAATTTTAAATCATGTATTGTCCTAGACAAAGAAAAAGGTTATATTTACACAAGAAGCTTTTTATGGTATAGTGACAGTAAATTACCTGAAGATCAGCAGGCTGCTCTAGAAAATATTATAACAAAGCATCCACCTAGTGAAGATAAAGAAGATGTTATGAGAACTATAGCACAAAAATATAGGGACGAAGGTATCCGAATAGGACAAGATAAAGGAAAGTTGATGGGTATTCAGGATAGGACAAGAGAAAGGTATCCAAATAGGAGAGCAAAAAGGGAAGCTAGATATTGCCCGATCCATGCTTAATAAGGGCTACCCTGTAGAGGATATTATTGCTCTTACTGGTTTACCTGTATCTCGTATCGAGGAACTTGTGTAGACCTATTTGTATCTATCTTCTTCGGTACATTCTAAGTATTTAAGTTGAAAGATTCCAGTTCTAAAGAAATCATTATTCACCCAATATAGATCTGGATCTTTGGTCTTTGCTAATACCTTTTTGGCGCATAGTTCTGCTATTCCATCACAAGGATATTCCATATTTATATATATCATAAACCTATTAAACTCATTTAGCTTAAATAAGAATTTTTCTTCTTTAAATGAATGTTTACACATTAAATACTTTATGATATTCTTAGCTTTATTTGACAATTCATCTATGAAAAACTCGTCGAATTGTACCTCTGACCTGTAGTTTACAAAAGGGTTATAAGTAAACTCCTTCACTTCTTCTAGTTTGTATTTTTTGCTCATATTCATTTAGAATCTACTATTTCTTTTTATTTTACTTTTAACAATATGCTGTATTAGATCCTTGTTTAACTTCTCACTATATAGCTCTACAATAGATTCTTTATCATTTTTAGAAACTTCCTCTGATTGAATTTGAAGCCTATTAATTCGTTCCACGAGTTCTCCCATATCTAAGATATTTTTGTTTTTGATGCTTTCTAATTGAAAATACTTTACGGGGTCATTTTTATAAAAATTAGGATTAGATAGCGTTTTATCTATCTTTTTATTTTGAATCTTTAGATTTTTGATTTGTTCTTTGTAAACTGGAATCAGTCTATTATTGGCCTCTTTAGCTGCTATTTTTATCTGATCCGATCGGCGCAACTCTCTTTGAATGTCTGAGCAAATGGAATTTAAGCTTTTTGGAGGTTTTACACTTAGGAAATTACTACTTCTACCAGTAAAATAATCTACCCTACCTAACAGCGATTTTTCTCTATAACAGGAAAAAGAACAATCTCTTTTAAGCTCTCTAGTACAATCTAAGCTAGGAATATAATCACTAGGGTTTAAACTAATACCACTGATTTTTTCTGATATACCTAGTACAACTTTACCATATTTAGCATCAGATAGATCTTCGAATAATGCTTTTCCTTCGTTCTTAATAGAATTGGCATCTTCTACACTCTGTTTTAATTTTCTCATGCTATCAGCTGCATCCTTCATTTGTGCCAAAACATTACTAGAAGTGTCTACTTGTTCTTCCATTAACTGGGCTGTCTTTTCTTCTGGAGATAGACCAGGAATCCACTTTTTTAATCCATTAGGTAGGATTTTGTTTAAACCTGATTTGATAGAAGATCCTATACTTGCAGCAGAGGTTATAGGCATTAACAAGCATAAACAGACCACACCATATTTTTTAAACTTATTCATTTTTCTATTGGTTTAAGGAATACTTTTCTTCTATTTTCTATTGTTATTTTTTGCTCATTTTTAACAGATTTAATACCATCTACTACTACTCCGCTTATCTCTCTGATCCAAGAATTACTGCTACTACTAGCTGCTCTACTGAGCAATTTATTTTGCGCTTGATCAATGAAAGGATGTAAATTTTCTACTAATAGTCCAATCATATAATCTGAATCATATAAACCAATAGCAACCGGAATCACATTTTTACCAAATTCAGCTGTTTCTAATTTAGCCAGAATTCTCTCTTTTCCAAAAGCAACTATTCCGTATAAAAATGCACCTTTGGGAATTTCTTGCCCTTTGTAAGTAAAAGCTTCTTTGACACCTATTTTAATACTTCTGCCATGTTTGAGTTCTTGTGTGCCATAGACATAACCTGCAGCAAAGCTGTTTTTTACCTTAATATTCCTTTTTCTGCCTTTTCTTTCAAAGGATATTGGGAAGTAGTTTTTTTCCTGCTTTTGAGGAGGAACTACATTGTTAATTTTTTGCACTACCTTTTTGGTTTAACACTAACTGGTTCGACTTTTTTAGCCGGTTTTGGTACATCAGACTCTGGTTCAACTGTTGAGATATCTTTATTGATATTTTTGGCCATATCTTCAAACAAGGAGCAGCGTACCTGTGCTGATTGCATGCCACCAACACCTTTAATTCTTTGATTCGTTTCTTTAGTAATCGATAAGGGCTCTGCTTTTTCGAGTAGCTTACAAGGTTTGGGAGGAGTGGCTACAAAAAAATCATGCCAACTCTTTGTTTTTCTTACATCCCGTAATATAACCCAAGCAATAACCAACAATCCAGCTAACCCAAAAATTAATTGCTTCTTATCCAATTGTTCGCCAATGAAAAAGTCAAGACATACAAGAAAAGCACTAAAATATTAGTGATATACCGTTAATGTTAACCTTTTATTTATTTCTAGCTTTATTTCTATTTCAGTTACTTTACTGTGTGAAAATCAGTAGAATTTGTATTAATGACCGATACTTGAAATGGGCAGTTGATTTAGTATTCTATTCAGGGTTTGGGTGCTATACTCGCCTGATTTTAGTAGGGTCTATTTATTTTCTAGCATGGGATAGATTAAAGCTATTTTTATCAAAATCTTTCGGTAAAAATAATAATTTTACATCTATAGTATTAATTTTTTTATGGTTAATTTTTACATTTTGTTTTATCATTTTTGAAAGAACATGTATCTATTTATCCAGTTATGATTTTATAAAATCACGTGAATGGTTAATACCTTATCTATTTATACTATTTTTTGCCTCTTTTAGTATTCCATTTTGGTTTAATAGAGATATAAAGCCTTCTGTAAAAAAAGATAAAAATTCAATCATTAGTCCTAAATTTTACGATAAAAAGTCACCTTTTAGCATTGCTTTACCTACTAAAAATGGTCTATTGCCCATCAATAATCCTCATAGAGGAATTTATATACTAGGTGGTCCTGGAAGCGGTAAAACCAGGTATGTTTTAGAGCCAATATTATATGAAATGATACGAAAAAGTTATTGTGGACTTGTATATGACTATGATTTCGAAGGTACTCCAGTAAATCCAAAAAAGAGTTATTGCCTATCTAAATTTGTATATAATTGTTATTTACAATTACCAGAAAGGGACAGGAAAAATATTGCTTTTAAGACGATTAATTTTACAGATCTGAATAAAAGTAGTCGAATCAATCCTATTGATCCTATCTATATATCAGATAGAGCCTATTTAGAAGAAAATGTTACTGTTTTGTTAAAAAATCTTAATCCTGGAGGGAAAGATGATTTTTGGTATTTAAGTACTAAATCTCTTCTAAAAGGAATTATCGTCTACTTATCCAATCAAGCAAAAAGCTGTTGTACGTTACCACACGTATTAACGTTAGCTACTAAGCCTATTGACAAAACACTAGGTTTAATAGAACAAGACCCGGAAGCTTATTCTTATTCTAGTTCCATATTTGATGCATATAGAGGCGGAGATAAATCATCAAGTCAGTTAATAAGTATCATAGCAAGTTTTAAAACAAGCTTACAACCACTAATTGACAAGAATTTATTTTGGGTCTTGAGTAAAAATGAAATAAAGTTAAATATCAACGATAATATTGCTCCAACCATACTCTGTATTGGCAATTTTCCACCTGCCAAATCAGCTTTCAGTCCAGTTATATCTCTACTGATTACCATATGTTTTAAATCTATGTATGGGCATAATAGAACGAAGAGTTTTGTGGCCATAGATGAGCTACCTACCTTATACATCCCAGGTCTTTCAGAGGTCCCAGCCACGGCAAGAAAGTATGGTATTAGTACCATTTCTTGTATACAATCGAATGCCCAATTAGAAGATACCTATGGCAATATAGGCGCTAAAAAGATACAAGGTACCCTAAGTAATCAATTTATGGGCAACTGTGGTGTGGAATCTTCTAGATATGCCAGTTCCCTCTTTTGGCAAGGAAGAACATACGGTCAAATCTACAAGTTCCTCAGAAACCTGTCACAGTAATACTCAAGGTCACCATACTACGCATGGGAAAAATATCACTATACATGAACAAGAGTTGATCAAACCTAATGAGTTTTCAAGTTTTGATGTGGGTTTTTTTGCTGGGAAAGTAGTAGAAAGTGATAATGTATTTTTTCAGGAACAGTTCAAGGAGGTATCTTCTTATGATAAAAAATTTAAAGATGAGTTGTTAAAAGATTTACCAGATGTTACAAAGGTTAGTAATGAAGATATTGCATCCAATCAAAGGAAAATAGAAAAAGATATGGATCTACTTTTAGAGTATATGTAGATATTTTATTTTTTAGTTAAAAATTTTTGTATATTTTAAAATAATTTCATATATTTTTGCTACATTTATTATATATAGCAAAAATATATGAAATTATCATCATGTTATTTATATTTTTTAGCTTGTAGTTGTTTAGCTACTACTTGTGGAAAAACAGAGGTTAAGCCAAAAATTGAACATAATCAGCTGAATCAAAAGAAAGATTCCTCTAAAAATAGTCAGATGGGTTCCAAGAAGTGTTTAGATGTCAATGGAATAGATTCAGGAAGTCTTCCATCTTTATATAAGGCAGTAGGTTTCAATGATTTACAAGAAGCTAGGATCCTATTGGAATCAGGCGCTGATCCGAATGTTATCTATAAAGATGACTGCCCTCTTGAGGCAGCTGTTCGTAAGAGAAACAAGGAAATGGTTTCTTTATTACTCTCTTATGGGGCTAAAATTGTTTTTCAAGAAGATGGAAGATCAAAGGTTTTGGACTATGTGCGCTATGAAAAAGATGATGCATCCAAAGAGATATATGATATATTAGTTTCTAACCTACCTCCAGATGAGGCTGCTAGGTTAGACCTAGAGTGGCAAAAAGATATTAATGAAGTTAATAACAGAAGTACGCTTTTGTTACAAGCTGTTAGAAAAAATGATTTAGAAAAGGCGAGAAAACTTTTAAAGTTAGGCGCAGATCCGAATATAACTAATGTAAGTAGTAACCCTCTTGAGGTAGCTATACGTAATAAGAATAAAGAGATGATCTCTTTATTACTTTCTCATGGAGCAGAGGTAATATTTAGAAAAGATGGGAAGTCGGATATTTTAATCTCTTTAGAGTTAGATAACGATCAAGAAACTCTTGACATAATCCTTTGCCATTTCGCTAGGAAAGGTAAGAAAGATTCAGTGGGTTTATCTCCTATTCATTGGGCTTGTAGGGATGGCCATCTAAGTATAGTAAAGCATATTTTAGAGGAATATCCTTCTCTGGTTCACAATACAGATAATCCTTATAAATTCACACCGCTTCATTGGGCTTCCAGACGAGGGTTCAAAGAGATCGTTGCATTACTTATTGCTAAAGGTGCCAGCAAAACAGCTATAAGCAAAAGCGGATTTACACCTTTGATGTTAGCCATATCTAATAAACATGAAGCTTTGAGCGATATTCTTTCCCAGATGGTTTTTCAAGACATTCAAAATTGGTAGACAAAGATTGGCAGTGTAGTATCTGTATAGAAGGCGTACAGGATTCTAGGGATAAAATATTTCCAGTTATTCCGTTGGATTGTGGTCATAAGTTCCACTTCAGGTGTATTACTATGCATGTGTTGAACCAGCATGACAATGATCAAACCATTAACTGTCCTAACTGCCGTAGAAATCTATCAGAAGATATGATTCAAAAAATAGTTTCTAGTGCTACTACTCCAACCATGAGTGCATTTAGTACGTTAAATGCAGTTAAGCAAAAAGATATGCCAAAGTTAAAGTTTTTATTAGAAAAAGGTGGCAATCCTAATGAATCATCTATTTCCAATGCAGCCTTAGAAGACGCCGTTCGTCAATCTAATTATGAGATGGTAACCTTGTTATTGGACTATGGAGCTGATCCTACATACCAAGACCCTGGAACAAATAATACGCCTCTACATTATGCAGCAGATAATATGCTTTTTGAAAGAACTAGTCAGGATGTATCTGATAAAATATTCATAGACCTTATTAAGCATGGTGCTAAGGTAAATATGCAACGATTAGGGTCTGATAGCCGTGAAACACCTAGAGATTGTGTGTGTACGTGTGACAATCCTCTGCTTGTTTTAACGGAAGCTG encodes:
- a CDS encoding ankyrin repeat domain-containing protein — encoded protein: MVDKDWQCSICIEGVQDSRDKIFPVIPLDCGHKFHFRCITMHVLNQHDNDQTINCPNCRRNLSEDMIQKIVSSATTPTMSAFSTLNAVKQKDMPKLKFLLEKGGNPNESSISNAALEDAVRQSNYEMVTLLLDYGADPTYQDPGTNNTPLHYAADNMLFERTSQDVSDKIFIDLIKHGAKVNMQRLGSDSRETPRDCVCTCDNPLLVLTEAGGIRSGYNVGVTINLLDYSLISLEFNNVDGIGAAIATCFMLW